In the Ricinus communis isolate WT05 ecotype wild-type chromosome 3, ASM1957865v1, whole genome shotgun sequence genome, aatacatttaaattttttattctctccAATTAGcatttaattctataatatattaCAATCCTTCATCCTTACAGGGTATCATTTGTACCATAtagattataaaaagttttttttgacacagagaaaaataaatacaaatatcaTTATAGTTGCTTTAACAATGAATAAAAATGTGTGATTTGCCTTTGGTTTGCTCAATAATGATAGtgaaaatatgaagaaaaaaatatgccTAGACATTTTATTCTATGGATAAAGGATCTAATTGATAGAGGAAGCATCGTAAACATCAATTAGCAAAGAAGGACACAAAATTGAATTTGTTGAAAagtcaaaaacaaaaaatttaaaattataaagacaGATCCTTTCCAATATATGTGATttgctaatatatatataattggaaattttgaacTCTCTTTTGCAGCTTCTAAACCATTCATCTCTGATTTATACtcaattttactttttgttttCGTCTAAGATACTTAATgctgatattaaaaatagtaagtATTATTGACGAGTATTATATTATCAAGATAAGCTTccgataaaaaaatttacaaattctttATTGTTATTGATTTTAACGAAGCGTAATTCATACATCATATTTTATTCGTTtcatgttaatattttatttatatatatcctATTGTAAATTAAtgtaaatattcataaaaatttactcgtaataatttattccttttttttttctttatagaaCTATGAAATTCACCATTATAGATGTTCTTCAATCTTGTATATCAAAAGGTtcatattttatgtattttattttgttatttattcacacatacaaaaattaattaaatttttatttaattttagaatgaCCCtcgtaaaaatataaaatttaaatgaaatatttagtGAATTGTTTTGAGCAAACAACTCACAATATATAGACTTCTAGATTTTATTAAGAAGATTGTTtggataattttttctattggtAAGCATAATTATcggtttaaatatttatcaaataattagtaaGCGTGATTGTTATTgatttaagtatttatcaaataagtaataaacaaaatataacgAGTATGACATGAATTTAGTGGTTTAAttagagaaaaattataataaataatagtttctttttataaagaattattatcttgacaaaaaaaaatagtgtCATATGTTGTgagagaaaaaatttaaaactggtatgaatttaatacaataataaaatgaacttTGACACTTTGCATATAACATTGTGTGAAATAATGATTAAAGTAAacgtaagaaaaaaaataaaaaaataaaaaaagtaaaatgactaaatttatttttaaataattaaataatagataaataatagtttgtgaaattttaaaaaaatctatcaatatctataaaagtattttaaagtaaaatatgtGAAAGTCGTTCACAAAATTATAAACTCTGTAAAAGTCATTAAACTCAATaactctttaaaaataatttatttaaaaaaagtttataaaaatttaaaaattttaattaaatacacatCCTAAGAGTGAGAGTGACTTATATATAAATCAGTATAAGATTCTGATGTGTGATTTAGTAGGTATTGCTAGAAATTGCATGATGTACAACTACTGTTGTATTATATTTCCACCTagtacaataaaaaaattatttcaattaagtgATAACATAAATTCTACAAAATAATAGGATTACTCCttataagtttattttattaaattaatacttaataatCATATTCTATTGTAGTTTCACTcttcaaattatattatatatatttattttataacaagtttaatttattaaattaacacttaataattatattttattatttcaaattatattatatctaCTCATTTGTAActgtttttttattagaattagttaatatcaatatttaatcgacactttaaaattattatgtaaaaataataactataattatattattttctcatttaaaataaaaaatttatagcataatttaatcttttaagctttaatgaatatataatatatttatataaataaaacgaTATTCCACAGGCACCCATCTATttatcttataaatatttataatacatCGTTTATTTGTATACATACTAAAAtagttataatatttatattttaaatacgaactaatataaataaaaatatatttaatatatatctctatttaattattgagttaaaattaaaaatcatagaacttaattgaataaaacaatattatctttcatattataaatctaaacattgaatataaatataaaatttaatcatactaaaagaatatttaatcaGCTTTATAAACTAGTCATGCGTTAGGGATTTTGGGGTGGGGTACTGGAACGAGACGATGCGTTTTAACAACAAATTTCATTTCCTTAaccttataataaaaatactaataatttttctcaaaataataataataataataattaataataatatataacaaGTTCAGGTCTTCAACAAAGTCAatttccctctctctctctcttttcgtCTGCGTGTAGAGCTTAAGCAAAGAATCCACTTTcatggtatttttttttaaacttctattttctattattttgcaGTTCCAGTTTTACTCGttgatgaatttaattaacGGCTTTTTCTTTGCGCCTGGAAAGTTagggtttatttattttcgtCTTTTATTTCTTCACGTACTTCAATATTATTACGAGTTTATATTGAATGAGTGTTGTTTGAGTGAAACTGCTTCTGTAATCggttaatttgattaatttttttttctttcactttttatcatattaaggGCTGGTGCTTGTTTGGAGTCTGCTTagtatttctttatttctttatttaaatttttttattttgtggtGCAATGGAACTTTCAGTAATTGCGAAATGAAGCAAAAACGCTGCTCTTAGTAGGAGTTTATTTTTCTCTGTTTATGtagttcttttcttctttttttttttttttgaggtAACTAGTGGTTCTCATGCTATCTGAAACTAAACTCATATCAGTTATGATTCCTGATGTTTGAATTGGGAATTTAAGATTCACAGGCATGAGATTTTGTAGAGGATACCTAGTAAGAAGAAGCTAggtgataaaaaataatgggcttttataataatttcagAATTAACGAAATGAGGTAGACGGAAAAGAATTTACCAATTATATCACTTAGCTAGTTCATGGAGTGTTGATCATATTGTCATTTTGATGAATGGTATTTTTCTATAGTTTTAGCTTGATCAAGTAGCTGATAACCCAGCCAATTGTAGTAAGCATATGTCTTAAATCAGTGGTTTTGCCGCGTCTTTTTGTTTGCTTGCATTTCTTACTGTATGTGTATCTACCAGCTTGCTAGTTCATGCAGTGTTTGTTTgcattttttctttgtttgcgATTTTTGGAATGCAAACccttgaatttctttttatctggTCTTTCATGCATGTAGTCTGACTGGTGGTTTTCTCCTTTCTTATGTAGGCTAATAGGCACACTATAATTCTGATGCAGACCTCCCACAATAGAGCAACTAGAACGTTTATGGATTATGATTCAATAAATCAAGCTATGGATGGTATACTGAGGGAGTTGTTATTTGATTATTGTGttaccatcatcatcatcatcatcatcattcaCTTTTTGTTCAACCGaattatttgatttgttaATGAAGCTTGAGAGTAGCAAAGGCCCATTTGGTTCAAATTGATGACTTCCATAATGATCTGATATGACTGATGCtatttattgttttcatttttattctcgTTTCCTTTTGGTAAAACAGTGGAGTCAAATTAAGAGCAGTAAAGCAAGGCAGTTTAGCATAATGATTATGAGTTCATGGTCTTTCTTAGCATGTGCTTTATTTCATCTGGAGCTCTCATTCTCTGGAAAAGGATCAAGTGATAATTTATATGGGCCTTAGTTATACTGCTCCTAGAGTTCTATACGACCAATGCTATTATTTTATCCTGCATTCTTCTAGTTTCCATATGAGGACCTTTTTAACCTTATTTAGCTAGATATGGTACATGATGTGTTGTGGTAGAGAGAGGGCGGCCCAGATACAACCAATGTGATTGGTTCGATTCTCTCTCTCCGCCACTTTTATTCCACTTATATTGCATTTTTGTAATCTGTCCTGCAGGTTCAATtgttgtaatatatttttagttttgtgTACCCACTTGAAAAGTTAGGTTCATATGAAGCAATGGGTAGTAAAAGCTTTGTCTAGTTATGATGATAAGTTGGTACTTTCTAAAATATCCGTACTTAAACCTCTGCTTAATAAGCTGTGAGTAGGCTCTTTCAGATGCTCACCACTTTGTTAGAACTTGAATTTAGTCTTGGTAAATGACTTGCAGTAAAAATTGTACATGTTTCTTTTAAGTGATAATGATTTTTAGCATATCTTGATTCTTATTCATCCATGGTTGTATCTTTTGGCCTTTACAGGCATATGTGGACTATATGAACGGAAGCTCAAGGACCTAAATCCAGCCATAAGGAATATCACCTATGACATTGCAGatctctataattttattgatggcCTTGCGGACATGAGTGCTCTAGTGTATGCTTCtacctttctctctcttctgcCATGCGCTGCAAAGCACTTTAGAAGCTAACAAATAAACATCATGTCTATATGTTAAGATTATTGATGCCGCTTAGGAAAAAGATACGAGACAGTGTCCAATGCACGAAGCATATCTGAATGCAATGTGGAATCTAACTCCTTTGGGGGAAAATATAAGGATCCTGtgctttttttatctttttatccGCGAGCTACAATAggatgatatatttttaaaaatttggagATGAAGGACAGGAGTTGTTTAAACTGTTCCTAAACCAGCCTGGTTGTGTTCGGGTGTGATAATGGCTTCGTGGAGTAACTGATGTTTGATATTTGTTTTTACAGTTACGAGCACTCAATTCAGGCATATCTACCGAATGATAGACAGTGGATTAAACAACGGATGTTTCAACACCTTAAGAAATTGGCACACAGTAAATGAAATCCATGTTGATCAAAGGACCTACGAAAATGTTATGTAGAATTCAATCCTTGGAAAAGATATAGATATGAACAGCAGACTCATTCGGGTATTGGATTGGTTCCCAATGTTGTTTATTGTGACAATACTAGTCTCCGTCACTTTGCTTTTTCACTTCTATCACTATGGGCGTATATAATAAACTAACAGTGGCAGTTCCTCGCTTACTGATGAGAAGTGGTCAGTGTATCCTTTGGCATTGTACCATGTTGCAGTTATACTTGTTATTTAATGCAGTTTTATGGGCttgttcattttcatttttggtaAGCAAAGAAGAAAGAACAGGAAATTCCATTCTAATATATCATGTATATCCTCTTTAAAAGTTCCACCCTGCAATTGTCAGCTTCCGGATTTTATTAGCTGAGACTGCACATCAATCCCCTGTATTcaattaaacaataaacaCTTGAACTTGAAGCTCCAAATGTATCCCgtcattagaaaaaaaaaaaaaagaaaaaaaaaaagaaaaagaaactcaaattactgaagtgaaaaaagaaactatttcttttaacaGTTGATGAGGTCAATGAGctaaaactaataaactattatcaatattagcaaggtaaaaaagaagaacattttttttttcttttcttttctttagtaGGTGTGGACCTTTTCATGGGTTTGGCCTGTGTAagtttattgatattttttgaGTCTGGACTTCTACTTTTTACTTAAACTTCGTGAGAGTCTAGATTATAAATAACTTGAATTTTAGATCATTTTTAGAGGTCCcctttataaattttggttCGTCTGActtgtttaaataaattgaactataattttaaaaaaatttaattccaACTAAGTTCTACCCAAGTTCTTAAATGGGTCTAAGTAAGGGTGataatttagtattattattaatttttctataaatttagattaatCTTAATTGGACAATTTATGAGGTGCCTCAATTGGATTTACTAATATTGTAACAATAATGATTAAAATGTAAGATcaaatcttaaatattttctggtattaataagaaaattatcgGAGGAATAGACTTTcttatgttattatatattacaaaaataataatcgaTTATCAAACATgtaattacaaatattatcGCATTTAccccttctctctctctctctcacatcGCGACCATACTCCCAAAATTTCACACCGTATGCGAGTTCGATAAAAGCGTAATAGGACAGCAGCTTCACTGATTCAACTCTCTCAACTCGGTTcgttctttctctctctcgttTTAACATACAATTCGAAAAATTTAGCTTATTAAGTTTCATAGCTTTGCTTCAATAGCTCGAAACGTAACCTTCCCTACATTGATTTTAGCCCTTGCAATCAAATTAATTGGTTTACTGCGTTCACTGTATTAATCGCAATCGATTATTACTAACCTACTTAGATTGTCAAAtcctaattttctttctgatGCTTAgatgaattttgatttttttttttaatttttgattttttggtTTGTTAAGAAATTCATGCAAAGATGAGTTCTTTCTCAATTACTCGCAAAAAAACACCTTTCCAGAAGCATagagaagaggaagaagcAAAAAAGAAGGTATCTTTatctattctttttaattttcttgataaaAGTTTCCCCATTGGAGTTGCTTCagttgtatatttgtctttaaactttttcttCTCATTGATTTGAAGAGAGAGGATGATGAAACAGCTCGTTTGTACGCCGAGTTTGTAGAGTCATTTCAAGGGGACAATGCTCCAGGGTCTAAAACTTTTGTTCGAGGTGGAACTATCAATCCCAATGACAAATTAAAGACTGATTCTGAAGGTTAGTCTGGGAGTTTTAACTTTCTGTttccaatttattttttagatttacaatttcatttttcGAATTATGTTTCTTTCTTACTAGTTTCATGCTGCGGATAAATTAATTAGcagttttatattattattgggaaacattaataaaagtaTGGACCTTTTCTATTCATTCGCAAATGGCAGGTGAAAAGTCCAAAGATGGGGTATCTGTTCCAAAAAAGGGGAGTAGGTAAATAAATTGCTcttgattgattgattgattaacCATGTTACATTGCTCTTTCACAAGTCATCAGAGTTAAACACTATTATATGGTGTTGATATCAGTACCTGTAGTTTATGTTTCTTAGGCTAGTAGATTAACAACATAAGGAGATGagtttagtctttttttttttttttaaattttctaatacttgTAGGCATTTTGGTGGTAACTTGTTCTATATCCAAAATGAACTGAAAAATGGTTGAATAGATATTTGAGTTTTCCAATTCTTAGTTTCATTTTATGAGAACCTGGAAGATCTATTTATCATTTGGAGGTTGtcaactctctctctctctctctctctctctctctcgtaATAGTATATGAGGTCTACATGCTACGTATATGAACTGACTTTTAATGCAATTATATCGTTTGATCACGAGAAGGTCATGATTTGTTAGTTTCGAATTTGTCATCATCGAAGTGAGCTTTTTTTGTTGCCATATTGAGGTCATTGATTTACACTACTTCACTATTGGCATTAAAGTGAGgaagaatattaataatgttGCTTTCGTTGTCTTTTGATAATCAAATTCTGAAATACTTCTCCTTTTTGAAGTGCCTGGTCTGCGTCTGTATAGATAGCATTTTCTGGTTCACATTGCAAAATGTGGATTGCTGGATGAAATAGTTTCTAGCTTCCAGAATTGCTTTGAAATTTTCATTTGGTGATGGTAGAAAATGGACAGATGGGTGCTATGTGGTTTATATTTgagattaagaaaaatatttgctATATGATTATCTCCCTTTCCATTGCCTACAAAATGCATAAGTTTGACAAATGATTTCAACTTTAACTTGCTTGATTTTACTTAGAATTGTTAAGCTAATGTTCGAAGTACTGTCATGGGATGCTTGTAGTTGTAGAATATGTTAATTCTTGTTCCTTAAATTTGGAATCATTAGTTTTCATCtgttggtttttctttttgtgtgcGTGTGCCTTTGAATTGCTATAATTTGTGACATATTTTTGCAGAACGgttcttataaattattgttgTGATATGTAAATGAGACGCAGAATGGCCTTTTCTATTCTTTGTataatttgtatataaaatattgtaaGTTTGTAACAGATATTGTTTATCATTATATACTGAAATGGTACCAGTGCTAGACTCGAATACTATACTTTAATAGGGTCGACATGCTCTTTAGAAAATGTGGTAATAGAACATGCATGAAGTTAACACATAACGAAAAGATGTTGTGAACTGTTCGATGTAACACCAAGTCACATGTCTACCATAAATGACTTAGATGTTTATCTTTAACATTACTTCTGCAACTTTCAAAGGAAAAACATTGCTTCTGCAGGTATGTTCCATCTTTTTTGCCACCTCCGATGGCAATCAAGGGAAAGGAATCTGAGAAGAAGGTTCGTATTTTGATGAAAATTATGGCATCTTTTGCTATTACCATCTAtagtttttattctttcattgctTGTATAGTTCTGAACACTTCATATTTTACAGAAGGAGGAGGAAAGGccaaaggaaaaggagaaaagcaAGACACGGAACATAGATCACTTCATGGAGGAGCTGAAGCATGAACATGAGATGAGGGAAAAGCGTAATCTGGAACGTGAACGTTGGCGTGACGGGCGTACTGTTGAAATTTCTGCTGTAAATATGCCCAATCACCAAATCCCCTCGCCTCCCAAACCAATTCCTAGCATTTTGATACATGTGACATGCTTCCTACTGTTATCTTGCTTTATACTATTCTTTTTAACCATCTCTTTAAAGCATAGCTGCTTCTGTTCCAGCCATCTAGTCGATTTGATGAACTGCCTGACGATTTTGATCCGAGTGGAAAGGGATCATTTGATGATGGCGATCCACAAACTACAAATCTTTATGTTGGAAATCTATCTCCTCAGGTGTGATTGTTTTTACTTTGATGCTTCTTGTGTCATTAGACACTAATGCTTCATCATTTATGCATTTAAGAAAAtgctaatttttgtttttcaattctaggttgatGAAAATTTTCTTCTACGGACTTTTGGTAGATTTGGGCCTATTGCTAGTGTGAAAATAATGTGGCCTAGAACAGAAGAAGAGCGAAGGAGGCAGAGAAATTGTGGATTTGTTGCATTTATGAATAGAGCTGATGGACAGGCTGCTAAAGATGAAATGCAAGGTTTATTAGTTagttactaattttttaattacattgTTGAGGTCTTTGTCTGGGCTTGGGCACTTTCCCCATAGATAGCTATGTCATTTGTGGGTATGAGTTCTAAGGTCAATGCAAACCTATTATTTCAGAGATGATGTTGTCTACATGacctaaataaacaaaaaaaaaaaaaaaaagaggaagaggGAAGGAAAAAATGTGTTGAGGATGGATgggaaaaagaagataaagagTTATTTGCTCTTTTGGGAAAGACAGACAGAGAAGGGAGAGTGTGGTCATAGAGAAAGGacgatatttttttttgtattgatttattatttacttgcTTTCTCTTAAAATCAGAAAGATATGTAAAAAATGCAGTTTTTTGTGGGACTTATTATTCCTTTGGCCGATGCAAGAAAGGGGTTATCTGATtgtcatttaattaaataaaagagaaacatTTTTTTACCATGGGCATGACTGTCTTACTTTCACAGATTACTAAGTACTAGAAGGTCTATACATTTTACGGACCCTTGTATAAGTTACAGATGATTTAGCTAGATGGCATTAAAATATAGTCAATATCTCAAAGTTATTAAGATAAATACTTGATGCTACAGGAGTTgttgtttatgaatatgagttGAAGATAGGGTGGGGTAAATCTGTGGCTCTTCCATCACAAGCTCTACCTGCTCCGCCACCGGGACATATGGCCATCAGGAGTAAAGAGGTCTGTCTCCTAACCTGTAAATTCCTGAGGTTTATATATCATTGGCCTATGGGCATCTTGAATGAATTGTTTCtctttatgtatatataattatgagGTCATAAGATCAATCTTCTCTTGAAAAATGGATTTGGTAATGTTTCCACATTAATAATGCTTAATATAAATTGGCAGTTCAGATTGTTTTCTGTCTCTATTTGCTGTGATTCTAAGATGATTTATCATCTCTTTGATAGGGTGCCACTGTAATTCTCTCTGGCCCATCAGGCCCCCCAGTCACATCAGTCCCAAATCACAATTCTGAACTGGTATGTTCAGCAAATTTATCCTGCTTGCTTTATctagaatatatttattatttgcaaCTCTATGCCTCGATAATGAAATGAAACACAATAAAATGTTGTAAATGGGGAACTTTCAACCTCGCCTGCTACATGAAATTTTCCGAGAGCGGATACCCATTTTGTGGTATGCCAATCTGATCAGAACATAGGCAGctattattgtttattttcattatattgCTGTACTGTGATATcgtt is a window encoding:
- the LOC8274171 gene encoding enhancer of rudimentary homolog, which produces MANRHTIILMQTSHNRATRTFMDYDSINQAMDGICGLYERKLKDLNPAIRNITYDIADLYNFIDGLADMSALVYEHSIQAYLPNDRQWIKQRMFQHLKKLAHSK